The Streptomyces sp. NBC_00236 DNA window GCGCGGCGAACGCGAAGTCCCACAGCAGGTCGAGCACGCCGGACGTGGACTGGAGCTCCTTGTCGAGGAGGAAGGGGTGGAAATAGCGGTGCAGGCCGGGCGCCTCCAGGTCCCAGTCGACCACCAGGACGGATTTGCCGTTGCTGGCCAGGATCCAGGCCACGTTGGCCAGGGCCATGGTCCTGCCGGTGCCGCCCTTGTACGAGTAGAACGTCACGATCTCGCCGGGCTTCTCAGCCGTCGCTGTCCCCATCATCCCTCCGAGGGTCCGTCGAGGAAGGGCCTGGAATCGAACGACACGCCCGGACCACTGCGCAGGGCAGGGCGCACCTGGGGCGCTTGCATCATCACTTGGCGGGTGAGTTCGACGAGGATCTGACGTAACGCGTCCTTGAAGGCCGCCACCGTCTTGAGCGACATCTTGAACACCGGCTCACGCAGCTGCGCGTGACGGCCGAGCACACTGAGCAGCTGCTGGCGCAGCGCGTCCGTATGGGCGGCCGTCTCCGTGTCGGAGGCGTTCTGGGGCACGGCCATCCCGGTGTTCATGGTTAGGCGCTTGTCGTACTCGCCCAGCGCGGCCTGACGGTCCCTCAGTCCGATGGTCCACGGGTCGAGGATGATGACGGCCAGCTCGTTGTCGGCCTCCACCTTGTCTAGTAACTGGGCCACTTCGCCATCGAATTCCTCCGGGTGCGGCATGAGCCGTAGCTCCGAGGCGACCTCGACCGCGTACATGAGGACCGGCTCGGGGTGGTCCGGCGCGTAGGGGGCCCAGTCGTGCTGCCGATCGCCATACGGGGTGGTGTCCTCCCGGAGCCCGCTGAGGTCCTCCTGGGTGCCCGATGCCACCACCAGCCGGACGTGCTTGGGGCCTGAGGGGGACGTGCGGGGACCCGGCACGGGGCGCGGGGAGGCCGGCCGCTCCCGCGACGGACCGTCGTCCGTGGCCGGGGTCGCCACCGCCCCGGCCGCCGCGGTGTCCTTCTGCGCGGTCAGCGGGTCGCAGAAGGCGTTGCCGAAGGAGTCGAAGTCCTCGGACATCACGCCGGCCGCCAGCGGGCTGTCGTCGATGAGCTCGGCCAGCCGCTTACCCAGAGCGAAGATGATCTCCTGGTAGAGGGGGGCGTACTCCTTGTTGTGCTTGAGCTGTACCAGCTGGCGCAACCCCCGCTTGGCGTACCGGTCGGCGAGGTCGGGCTGCTTGGCCCAGATGTCCGCGGCGGCCTTGGGGACGGACATCCTGCCGTCGAAGACCCCCTCCCAGATGACCGGAAAGATCATCTCCGGTTCGGGGCCGGCCGTGCCGAGGATGTGGTCGGCCTGGCGACGGCTGAAGGCCCACCACTCCTTGCCGCAGAACGGGCTGGCGAAGTAGCGCGGGGAGTAGAGCGGTATGAACACCTTGCAGGAGCCTAGTGCCTCACTGAGTTCTCTGCGCCACCTCATCGCCTTGCGCATGTCCAGGTAGTTGTAGCCCAGTCTGTCCGGCGCGAGGGCGGTAATGTGACCGATCTCGGTGCACAGGTCGTTGAAGAAGTCGCTGACCAGCCCATTGCCGTTGTCCTCCCCCGAGAAGCTGAGAAAAAGCTGCACCATGCACACCTGCCACCGGTCCGCTCCCCCCTGACGGCCAACGTCGCCCCCAGGTCTGCCGTCGGCAGTTTCCCAGAAGAGCCCGCCCGCGTCCCGGACTCCGCGAGGAACATCCCGATCGGACGACACGGCGGGCCCCGGCCGCCCCCGCCGGGGCCCCGCCCCTGGCCGCTTCCTCCGGCGCACCGGGGCGGGCGCGGCCGTGGCGGTTACAGCCAGCCGTTGCGGGGCGGAAGCTGCGGTGGGTGAGCCAGCAGGCGTCACTATGACGCAGAGCACGGCGGAATTCGTGCAAGCGATCACCGGCAACGTGATCAACGGCTGGACCCTGTGGCACCTGTCTGCCCCTGACGGGCGCACACTGGACGGCCTCCGCCGTGAACTCCGGCGGAACGATCCCCAGCACTGATCCGTACCGAACCGGAAGGGAGGACGCACGTGACCGTTATCAATCTCCGCGAACACCAAGTAGCCCAGAAAGCGGCCTTCCGAAGATGGTCTGGCTTCCCCGCCCGGCCGCCGGTGCCCCCGCAGGGCATACGGGGCACGATCGTGTCCGCGACCGGCTCCGGTAAAACGATCATGGCCGCCGCGAGCGCCCTGGAATGCTTCCCGGGCGGCAGGATCCTCGTGATGGTGCCAACCCTGGACCTGCTCGCGCAGACCGCCCAGGCGTGGCGCCTGGTGGGCCACCGGGCACCGATGGTCGCGGTGTGCTCGCTGGAGAACGACGCGGTACTCAACTCCCTAGGCGTGCGGACGACCACGAACCCGATCCAGCTGGCCCTGTGGGCCGGGCACGGGCCCG harbors:
- a CDS encoding TIR-like protein FxsC is translated as MVQLFLSFSGEDNGNGLVSDFFNDLCTEIGHITALAPDRLGYNYLDMRKAMRWRRELSEALGSCKVFIPLYSPRYFASPFCGKEWWAFSRRQADHILGTAGPEPEMIFPVIWEGVFDGRMSVPKAAADIWAKQPDLADRYAKRGLRQLVQLKHNKEYAPLYQEIIFALGKRLAELIDDSPLAAGVMSEDFDSFGNAFCDPLTAQKDTAAAGAVATPATDDGPSRERPASPRPVPGPRTSPSGPKHVRLVVASGTQEDLSGLREDTTPYGDRQHDWAPYAPDHPEPVLMYAVEVASELRLMPHPEEFDGEVAQLLDKVEADNELAVIILDPWTIGLRDRQAALGEYDKRLTMNTGMAVPQNASDTETAAHTDALRQQLLSVLGRHAQLREPVFKMSLKTVAAFKDALRQILVELTRQVMMQAPQVRPALRSGPGVSFDSRPFLDGPSEG